GCGCATGCACTTAAAATTGCATGTATGTGTCAAATGAGATGGCGCATGTATTGCTTGTAAGCCATGTGGGATGACACATGCATGTATTTTTAGTGAGGATAAATTCATGCATGCGCTATCCCACATTGCTTACATGCAATGCAATGCATGCTCCATCTTATTTGGCGCATACATGCAATTTTAAGTGCTTGCGCGATCTCATTTGGCGTGTACACTTTAATCTCATGCGTATTGTAAACAAATGTTGTTACTAATATGAAGAAAACTTATATACAATTTCTTAGGTGTGCTTTATGCTATTtgtcaatgaaaatatgacaagtgtatttTAACATCATTTAAAGAGTCAAAATAGGAAAAAATTGCTTATAtgtaagagaaaattatacacttgtcatactTTCAATCGAAAATAATACAAACACGCCTAAGAAGTTGTATCTAAgtattctcatatatatatatatatatatataaagtttctCCATACTCTCTATCTTACTCTCTATATTTCCTTATATAGCCAAAGACAATCGAACATATCAAATTGAAAGCGAAAAGCAAGGGCAAATCAATGGTTAAATTTCATCTTGGAAATATAACCAAAATCAAGTGTACACAAGTACACAGTAAGCTGTGTCACGTCACTCCatgccttttcaggtcacacgTCAAGGAAAAATGGTGAAATATGTTTCAGTAATGggatttaatttaatattcacaTTCCCATAATTCTTTGGAAAAACCAAAGCAGCGCATGCCAAGTGACGCTCGGACAACCATCCCCAAAGGCCCGCCACGACTACTAGAAGACTCCCCTGACATTTATAATGCCTGGCAGGTATTGGGGGCATCAATTTCGTGTCTGCCGTATGCCCAATTACACGAGACCCATTTATCTAGCCTGCTCCAGCGAGCCTAAGGTATAAATACCTTCATAAAGGATTTTCAAATACATATTCACTACCACTATCTTGAACCCTAAACTGACTTGGACGTTAGAGTGTTAACCATGTAGATATCCCTATTTGATCAGTCGTATTTGAGGATAATGACGCCGATTTAAGATTAACTTCTTTGGTTCAAGGAGCACCATGATCAAAGCTTTTGATCCTTGGTGCCTCATCACCGCAGTGTCCAGGGAACCTTGCTCCACCACGATTTTCATCATCCTCTTTATTTATAGTTCTGAATGAAAGATGTAGTAATATATTAATGGCAGTAGCTTTGCTAATCCTGACGTCTTGGATTTTGATGGATTAATTCAAAATACTAATGGTGTTTTGGTTCACAATTTTGTGAGTAATACTAGTTGTTCAAACATCCTTCATGTTGAGTTGATGACGCTATATCATAGTTTGCTCATGACTTGAAAACTCGGCAACAAAGACCTATTGTGTTATTCTGACTCAAACTCTACTATCAAATTTATCTCAAAGTCTGTTAATGTTTAACATCACTATGTCGCAATTCTTCACAATATTAAAGAGTTTCTTCTCTTTAGAAAATGACTAGTTCGAATATTTTACACTACTCTTATGGAGAAAAATATTTGTGCTAACTATTTAACAAAATATAAGACTAATAATGATGTGGCGCACTAAACTTTGCAGAATTTTCTATTGAAATCATAACCCTCATGCCATATGCGGATTTTACTTTCTAaataatttcctttttttttttcacttgtaccaaaacaaaactttcatctttttaggtttttttttttaaactaaaaaaaaactataagcaACTACTCTACACACAAATTTCTCTCGTTTTTGTCAGGTTGAATTCGCGGGAAGGTTTACTCTCCAGCTAATTACCGAAATAGCTGTCTCATATTTAAAAAACTAGGGCTTTTCTAAAAGGATACTTGGGATTTCATCTCGCTTTCTGATCTCTCACTCTCCCATCTCCGGCCGCAATTCCATCTcagtttctccacattttctccCATGGtatatttcttccccttctcacgTTCAACCTCTCTCGAATTCTctgtttttcaatttttatatatCCATGATCTATTCAGTTTTTACATTCCGTCATGTCCAGATTTTATAATGTTATGTGTCTTTTTACACTCTTGATTTGAAAGTTAGTTGAAATTTTCATCAATCTATTATGGTTACAGGTTGAAAAGTTGAATGCAATGGCGAAAAAGCATGAAAAAAGGCCGATTGTATTGCCAGACAGTAAATTCAAAGGATCTACTTCAAAAGATCTACCGTGCGAGCACAAAGATAGTAGTGATAGTGAAAATGACTCCAGTGCAGACTCTCAAGATGAATTAGAAAGTTTCTCCGATATCGATGACCGAGAGGTGAATAACAAGTAGAATGTTTTCTGTTAGAAGTTTATCTGATGAAACACCTACACTAACACGTAGGCACtcgtaataattaattaaattaaacgtaATTACAAGTGTTGGTGTTGGTGTGTGGACATTGCCACAGACATTAATATGCCTTTTTTTAGAAGCGTTGGTGCTACATAggtttatcaaaataaaatcagcTAGTCACAATTATTTACAAATCAATCTGATCCATAAACTAAATGTTTGAGATCTGAATCCAACAGCCAACAGAAATAAGCTCCGCACTTAATTATGCCCATTTTGTGTGATTGGTAATCATACACGATTATTGTTTCTCTTGGCCAAATTTATTTCTCTGCTAATGTAATATCAGGTTATTGTCATGCATAACACACTGATTATTCTCGCTGCCGAAATGCTGCATAGATTGATCGGTACCTTTTCAATGAGGAAGAGAAGAATTACAAGAAAAAAATATGGGAAAACTCGAACCGCGAGTATCTTTTGGTATAGACAATTTTactttatatttgttattttaatagCGCTGGATAAAGTAGTCTTTTCGATATTCTACACTCTATCATGATTGTTAGTATTTTGTTGGAGTAAATGTGCACCGGAACTCACCCTGCTTTATATTTTCTTTCAGGAGCAAGTAGCCAAGGAATTAGCTGCAGCAATGCCAAAATCCAAAAAGGTACTTCTTGAATCAATTTTTAGTGAGATTGTCAGCGGCAAAACAAAATTCTCACTTTTTCAATGAAGTCCGTTGTTAGATTTGTAGCTCTACTTTCATAAATCATGTTAAAAATGTATTACAATATTGATTTAAATCTGTGTTTTATTAGCAAAACATTGACTTTGCATATTGTTTTCCAAATTATAAAACCATTGTCTACTCTTACTAGATTTGACCTATCTGTTACCAATTTCGTTAAATTTGGTATGCTTGAACTGAAGAATGTGATAGTTTCTCATAAAATCACATCATGTAAGTATGCTATATTATGTTTCTGGTACAGGTGTGCCTAGGCTAGTCTTGACACTGATATCAATTGATCCCGTCCCATGCTAAAACTTTTTTACTAGAGATATTATGTCGCCTAAACTTTAATAATGTAGGTGTTAGACTAGATAAGATATTTGGATATTATGCTATTCATGCTGCAACCATCGTCCTCCAGTGCTGTTTGATGCATCTGTAGTATCCCCTGTTTCCGAAATTGCCTGTTTCCAACTCTGGAAAATTTACCAGTGAAACCACCACTGATGTGTTAACTTATTTTTTGTCATGGTCATCTATTGGTGGCCATACTAATGTCAGAAACCAAATAGCTCATTTCATTCCACGCTGCAACTCGAACAGCTTCTTCCAAGGGTAATTGGAAGTTTTGCAACATCTTATTCCAGCCTGGTTTGCTAACTGTTATCTAAAGCTCAACTTCTTTGTCCATGTGTTTTCATGGTGAATTGAATAATCATAGAAAATAGAAAAGTAAGACAGAACAAGAAAGAAATGTCAAAGCTAAGGAGTGTAATATCAGATAATCTAATGCGTGTTTCTTTTGTTTATGCTAAGGATTTAAGAAAGGCCATTAttgttatatatacatatatgcgTTTATCGATGTATATAACTTATTCACGTTCTTGTTTATTCCCCTGTAACATGTTTGGAAAATGAACTGAACTGAATTCATATTCTGgtcaaaataaataatacaagacATCAAACATATAAACTTTTGATTTGTTAAATATAAACTATTGTAGGTAACGAAGCAGAAACAAGCTCAACAAGCAAAAAATTCAGAGCCTGCTCAATCTGCGGCAGTGGCCACTTGCCAAACGGTGAAAACAAAGGTATTTGTTCAATAGCAGACTTATATATGcattttatttattaaacttaTTATATAGCTTCTAGTATTTCTAGTATTTTTAGTCATATAGCttcttttatttgaaattttcccTTAAGTTTTTTACATCAATAATACTACTGCATCCAATATGTGTTGCCCCATCTTCTATTGATTATGACAAATCAAGTAATTTCAAACACATTAAATGATGTGCCATCAATCATTGGATGTATATGTTAAATAACTTTACATTGACTATGCATACAAATTAAATTCATCTTAATGTGTAATATATCAACACTTACCGCATCCTTCATTTCACTCAAGGTTGAAAAAATATTTGTTCAGTGAAACCCAGTTCCTTATCATTTATTAGTATTTATTCACCGGGCTGTTAGCTCGTGGAAAACATAAAAAGAACATTAGGATCTTTCTAGACACAGAATAATTTTGGAATACCAAAAATcctttaaccttttttttttatcaatgagAAATTCCTTTAACCTTTGTCCTTGCATTTTTACGTGCTTGTTAAGCATTCTGGTCGTTGCTTCTTTTGTGTCCATTTGAGATAAGGGTGAGGTTACATCCATAAGTGTGTTTTTGATTTAATATGTACTGACAGTTGTTCTGGTAAGGTCAGTAAGCAATCTACAATGATGAACATTAGCTATTTAATCATACAGGCTTAAGATCTTCTGAAATTATTTAATATAGAGCTAATTACTAATAATATTTGCTTACTTGTAACACTTACAGAGGCTCAGTAGCAGAGTCAATCACGATTGCCTGGCaaagttatttgaagatgaacCGGTAATTCTCTCTTGAACTGTTGAACAAACTTGAGTTTTGCCTATAGGTCAAACGTTTATATGATATAGCAGAAACGTAAAAGCCGTTCTATCTATTCTGTCATTTGCTTGTTAGTTGTTATCATATCTTTAGTTTATTCAAGTTCCAAGGATACTCTGGGAGGAAAAACTTAAATCTATAATGCACTATAATTTCTTAGTAGAAGAAAATGTTCATCAATAATTTTTTAGTCTCTCTACACTAACCTTGAACCTCAATAGATATGAAAAAGTTTAGTCTTGAATTAGTTTGTTTTCTCTTTATGGGTTCAATAACATTGATGTAATACTTAGTATTGGTACATTAACTTTTTACTCGATAATACACAACTCATCTTATGAATGAAAGCTGTTATCGTAGATCTTATTACTCGATAACTCTAGTACATAACTCATCTTATGAATGATAGCTGTTATCACAGATCTTATATTTAAAAGTTACACGAATCTAAAATCAATTGAAATATTGAGATATGTGTAGTTAATGTCTAATGACATTTCTTTTGTTTGTTGTTATACATGTTTAAAAGAAACTTTTTCGAAGTTGATTGTCTTGGAAATTGTTTTCTCATGATTAATCTATATTACAGGCAGGTGAGCGTAATCCCAAGAGAGTACGATTTGATCTAGCTTCGGATAATAACAGCAAATTTCAGTCTAAGGTTGATGATGATGACCAAGAGGATGAAGACCAAGAGGATGATGAGCTGGGATCAGGGAATTATCATGAGGGTGGTGACAAAGATTGGTATAATAATGAAAATATGGATGAGGCATATTACCCTGATGAAGATGGTTATAATTATTATGATGATGATCATTACTGATAAATTGCTAGATGCTGTTTCTATTGCAACCCATATTCAACATGGCTGGAGGAGGCATGGGAACATGaaatttttgagtttttgtgGATGTTATTTTGTAAGCTGCGGCATCAGCATTAGGTGACTAATGAATGCCGATAATTTTGGCGAGTGAATCCgtttgttcaatttttttttttaaaatgatttttatagtattacatatttttgttttagtaagaattttttgataaaattttaaataaaaatttagtttaaataattatttttaaaatattatttaagtattttattatgagtttaaaggtagtgtacTGAAGTGTAAACTAATTTTACacatataattaatcaaaattcttacacttgccatgtcatattagttattttaaattaaaattgtgttttaattggatatatggttgtgattggttgatagtgtaaaaatattttacactgtcggtgcatattcttttttctcttttattataacattttttggacattaaaattttaaatttattttaaatagtttttcataaaagttattttatagatattatttttaaaaaaattgatgattTCCACTATGTTTTGATTTAATGAAACATATGAATTTAGATGATGTTTAAGCtagtctttcaattttttttaaaaaaaatatatattttttaataatttagaaaCATACatcttttaataatttaaaaaacatttttataaaaattaatcgaCTTAAATAATCTTTTGGGCCATGTAAGTTGGCGTGTTTTTTATTTCcgtctttgtatttttttttttggattgaaAATGATTGTTGAATgttaaaatctttttggattTAGTCTCTAAAATTAAAATCTATAAGATATCTCCAGATTTTTGTTTTAAGGactaaaatcaaatgaaatttaacTTCTAAAAACtttattcaagaaaaaaaaaatacaatgacgaaaataaaaaatacaataacttatcgaaaaaataaactatttaagtcaaattaattttcaaaataaaaataaatacgacAAATTAAATTGGCCCttaataacataaaaaatttaaattttaataaaattttgtaGGAATGATCTATTTTAGATCACTTACTGGGAAAACCGTCAACATGAAACATTTTATAATGAATTGTTTGGTATAGATTTAGAAAGTGTtttatgtaaaataaaaaatagtacaaTTAATTTATAactcaattttttataaattaaaagaatattTTGATATCTTTTAATTTAGATCAGTTTAAATAGTCTTTTGTTCTATATAAGTTGACgagtttttttattttggtccttgaattttattttttttgcattgAGTTCTTATATTTTACTTTCTTGTTAGTGTTAGTCTGTAACGTCAAAGTTTGGTGAGTAACGTTGTTGACTTGATAATTGTTTTCTTCTTCTGACACTAATTAATTAGACTCTGTTTTTAAGGGGTCTTGGCTTGGTCCCCCTTGTATATTTTGTTTTccgttttaatgatttttttagtttaaaaaaaaattgaggatTATATGAGTTATAACTCAAACATCAAATTCTTTGAAAGGTAATTCATAAAAATGCAATCAAATTCAAAATAGTCAAAGAGAACATAATAGTTCTAAAACATAGCGACCTCAACCCCGATGTTAAatatcagagcaagactcccttcaatctaaacaaacgGTAAAAGGACGCCATAAAGCTATCCTCTAACTCCAACAGACTACTCTTGATTACTTGCGCGTTACCCACGCGGAGGCAACACTCAAACATAAATGGTGAGTATTTCATAAAAGTTATATAAGAAATAAGGAATAGATATAGTATTTGTATAAAAATAACTAACCGCACATATAACGATACAACATATTCATCATGTTCACATACTTACCCACACATGCACATCATCACCTATTCACAACATCATATTATGGTTCAATCACAATTATCACTTACGTTCTTCACATCACAAACAAGCAAGtatcatcaattcacacaatataACAACAATGCGATGCAACAACAATGggctcatgcatgtggtaccaatacttCATTGATGACTCAGTCATCGTTCTCCATAGATCCCCACGATAGGATGGGATTCTCGCTTGGAACCGGAGCACATCACAATATTGCACCCAATCCGCACAATGGAATTAAGGGTCGTCACTGGACCAGTGGTCTTACAACACCAATGGACTATCGTCCTACAAATATGTtatgaatgcatgatgattaACTTCACAAAATTAATGACCACAACTAGTCAAAATGGCATCATCAGCGATGTATTCATCAAGGTCATGTCATCATCCAAACATACAACATCACAAACATCTTGATCAACTCAACACACAATCATCAATTAATCATGTTATCAATCAACACAACAACATTCACCAAAATCAAGTAACGAAGCACAAGAATCCACAAAACCAAGTTACATATAAAATGCCTTATAAACCTACCCAAACATGCACAGTAAATTCTcagaaattataataaattataagctCCCATATTCTGAAAtcgattttcaaaaatattaattttcgaTTCAGGAATCCGCGCTAAGCGCCCCTGTATCGCGCTGAGTGTGATACCTAATATAATATCGCTTGTATCATTTTCAAGAGCACGCTAAGCGGGCTCAGGAATTTCTGCAGAAATTCCTGCTCAACCTGCATCAGACCAGTCCCAAACGTTTGTCCAAAAACTGATTTTAATCGATAATTTTCTGCGATTTAAGGTTTATTATCCTAGTTCTAACATGTATTAATCATTACAAACCCATAACACAATCGTTCATCTCTATTTCGAGGTTCATTATCAAACCCTAAACCTTCAAATcctcaacaatggtggatttaaATATAAATCATGTTATTAATCACCAACacaacaatcatcatcatacaacatatTAACCATACAATCAATAAACTATCACCATAGATCATCAATTTCATCGAGAACAACACGAAACCCCAACATACAACTATCAACCCATTAAATCAAACATAATACTCATGAtaacccccttaccttagattattaGCTGAACTGATCCCCTTTTCAAATTCTTACGGttgatcttctccttctcctcttCTTGCCCTAACTCTCTCTTCTTTCAATTTTCTCCAAAATTCTACATTGAATGAATAATTCTCCTATTTTCTCTTTTAACCTAGTTAGCATTGAGACCCTTATTATGAAATTCCTAATTTGCCCTTACTAACTCTACTTCATTTCatctccttattttattttatttaaataaccatgctaattagaaactatattattttattctaacCAACACTTTAATTCCACTACCCCATATCAACATAAACATCATACGTCACATAAACATCGCATCTACTCATCGACAAATCACAATGACTCATATAATTACctcaaaataa
The Vicia villosa cultivar HV-30 ecotype Madison, WI linkage group LG6, Vvil1.0, whole genome shotgun sequence genome window above contains:
- the LOC131609961 gene encoding uncharacterized protein LOC131609961 translates to MVEKLNAMAKKHEKRPIVLPDSKFKGSTSKDLPCEHKDSSDSENDSSADSQDELESFSDIDDREIDRYLFNEEEKNYKKKIWENSNREYLLEQVAKELAAAMPKSKKVTKQKQAQQAKNSEPAQSAAVATCQTVKTKRLSSRVNHDCLAKLFEDEPAGERNPKRVRFDLASDNNSKFQSKVDDDDQEDEDQEDDELGSGNYHEGGDKDWYNNENMDEAYYPDEDGYNYYDDDHY